A window of the Nisaea acidiphila genome harbors these coding sequences:
- a CDS encoding FMN-binding negative transcriptional regulator — MYVPPHFREQNLDVLHETIRRIALGTVVTLGPDGLIGSHVPMLLDTSKGEFGTLTGHLAKANMQAKGADENVEALAMFLGPEAYITPNWYATKQETGKVVPTWNYIAVHAYGPISYHDDADWLRDMVSRLTDMHEAANAAPWGINDAPEPFVQSQLKGIIGFEIPIARIEGKWKLSQNRPAADKEGVMSGIEARDGTAAPISIVTREKLSAS, encoded by the coding sequence ATGTACGTACCGCCGCATTTCCGCGAACAGAATCTCGACGTGCTGCATGAGACGATCCGACGAATTGCCCTCGGCACCGTCGTCACACTCGGCCCGGACGGGCTGATCGGCAGCCACGTGCCGATGCTTCTCGATACCAGCAAGGGCGAGTTCGGCACCCTGACCGGACATCTGGCGAAGGCGAACATGCAGGCTAAGGGCGCGGACGAGAACGTCGAGGCGTTGGCCATGTTCCTCGGCCCGGAGGCCTACATCACGCCGAACTGGTATGCGACCAAGCAGGAAACCGGCAAGGTGGTACCGACCTGGAACTATATTGCGGTCCACGCCTATGGCCCGATCAGCTATCACGACGACGCGGACTGGCTGCGCGACATGGTCTCGCGGCTGACAGATATGCATGAGGCCGCGAATGCGGCTCCGTGGGGGATCAACGACGCTCCGGAACCTTTCGTGCAGTCGCAGCTCAAGGGGATTATCGGTTTCGAAATCCCGATCGCCCGCATCGAAGGCAAGTGGAAACTTAGCCAGAACAGGCCGGCTGCAGATAAGGAAGGCGTGATGTCCGGCATCGAGGCGCGCGACGGCACCGCAGCACCGATCTCGATCGTCACCCGCGAGAAGCTCTCGGCGTCCTGA
- a CDS encoding aldehyde dehydrogenase family protein → MTLHRNLIAGDWVEGGNASDNINPSNTNDVVGQFAMADAAATEQAIDAAVAASHPWARSPIQQRHDILAAASAEIMARKDELGRLLSREEGKTLAEGIGETIRAAQIFDFFAGECLRLSGEKLASTRPGLDVEITREPVGVVGIITPWNFPIAIPAWKIAPALCYGNTVVFKPAGLVPGCAWALVDILKKAGLPDGVLNLVMGSGGTVGETILSSTRINAVTFTGSVSTGAHVAAKCSATMKKYQLEMGGKNPMVVLDDADLATAVDVSVNGAFFSTGQRCTASSRLIVTEGIHDKFVAACIEKLKSLNVDDALKDGTHIGPVVDESQLAQDEKYIQIGKDEGAKLAWGGERLNRETPGFYLQPALFTETTNAMRINREEVFGPVASVIRVKDYDEALAVANDTSFGLSSGICTSSLKYASDFKRNSEAGMVMVNLPTAGVDYHVPFGGRKGSSYGSREQGRYAAEFYTTVKTAYTLPI, encoded by the coding sequence ATGACTTTGCACCGCAATCTGATCGCCGGCGACTGGGTCGAAGGCGGCAACGCCAGCGACAACATCAACCCGTCCAACACGAACGACGTGGTCGGCCAGTTCGCGATGGCCGATGCCGCCGCTACGGAGCAGGCGATCGATGCCGCCGTCGCTGCCTCGCATCCCTGGGCCCGCAGCCCGATTCAGCAACGCCACGATATCCTCGCTGCCGCCTCGGCCGAAATCATGGCGCGCAAGGACGAACTCGGCCGCCTGCTCTCCCGCGAGGAAGGCAAGACGCTGGCCGAGGGCATCGGTGAGACCATCCGCGCCGCACAGATTTTCGATTTCTTCGCCGGCGAATGCCTGCGGCTCTCGGGCGAGAAGCTTGCCTCCACCCGCCCGGGCCTCGATGTCGAGATTACCCGCGAACCGGTCGGCGTGGTCGGCATCATCACTCCCTGGAATTTCCCGATCGCGATCCCGGCCTGGAAGATCGCGCCGGCGCTCTGCTACGGCAACACGGTCGTCTTCAAGCCGGCCGGCCTGGTTCCGGGCTGCGCCTGGGCCCTGGTCGACATCCTGAAGAAGGCCGGTCTGCCGGACGGCGTCCTCAATCTGGTCATGGGCAGCGGCGGCACCGTCGGCGAGACGATCCTCTCCAGCACCAGGATCAACGCGGTCACCTTCACCGGCTCGGTCTCGACCGGCGCCCATGTCGCGGCGAAATGCTCGGCGACGATGAAGAAGTACCAGCTCGAGATGGGCGGCAAGAACCCGATGGTGGTGCTCGACGACGCCGATCTCGCGACTGCCGTCGACGTTTCCGTCAACGGCGCCTTCTTCTCCACCGGCCAGCGCTGCACCGCCTCCTCGCGCCTGATCGTTACCGAGGGCATCCACGACAAGTTCGTCGCCGCCTGCATCGAGAAGCTGAAGAGCCTCAATGTCGACGACGCGCTGAAAGACGGCACACATATCGGTCCGGTGGTCGACGAGAGCCAGCTGGCGCAGGACGAGAAATACATCCAGATCGGCAAGGACGAAGGTGCCAAGCTCGCCTGGGGCGGCGAGCGCCTCAACCGCGAGACCCCGGGCTTCTATCTGCAGCCGGCGCTTTTCACCGAGACCACCAATGCGATGCGCATCAACCGCGAGGAAGTGTTCGGTCCGGTGGCGAGCGTGATCCGGGTGAAGGATTACGACGAGGCTTTGGCGGTCGCCAACGATACCAGCTTCGGCCTCTCCTCCGGTATCTGCACCTCGAGCCTGAAATACGCCAGCGACTTCAAGCGCAATTCCGAAGCCGGCATGGTCATGGTCAACCTGCCGACGGCGGGCGTCGACTACCACGTACCTTTCGGAGGCCGGAAAGGCTCCAGCTACGGCTCGCGCGAGCAGGGCAGATATGCAGCCGAATTCTACACAACGGTGAAAACCGCCTATACACTTCCGATCTGA
- a CDS encoding class I SAM-dependent methyltransferase, protein MPNSLQKLNIGCGSSPTEGWVNLDFRDGPGVDVVFDLESCGENRLPLEDNSISEFKASHILEHIRNILPLMEELHRVATDGALLTAAMPHIGSDGAWGDPTHVRGMSVFALRYFSQPWYHFADYGYRGDWDIERVRYKVGRKRAGADIADHQRLMDRVDMERNFVNEMVADLRAVKPARPRGEGKLPSIRYEFELLGKKPDQ, encoded by the coding sequence ATGCCCAACTCATTGCAGAAACTGAACATTGGATGCGGCAGCTCGCCGACCGAAGGCTGGGTCAATCTCGACTTCCGGGACGGGCCGGGTGTGGATGTCGTTTTCGACCTCGAGAGTTGCGGCGAAAACAGGCTGCCGCTGGAAGACAACAGCATTTCCGAATTCAAGGCCTCACACATTCTGGAGCATATCCGGAACATCTTGCCGTTGATGGAGGAACTGCACCGGGTCGCGACAGACGGCGCCTTGCTCACCGCCGCAATGCCGCACATCGGCAGCGACGGCGCCTGGGGCGACCCGACCCATGTGCGCGGAATGTCGGTCTTTGCACTGCGCTATTTCAGTCAGCCTTGGTACCATTTCGCCGATTACGGCTACCGCGGCGATTGGGATATCGAACGGGTGCGCTACAAGGTCGGCCGCAAGCGCGCCGGAGCGGACATCGCCGACCATCAGCGGCTCATGGACCGGGTGGATATGGAGCGGAATTTCGTCAACGAGATGGTTGCCGACCTTCGCGCCGTGAAGCCCGCACGGCCGAGGGGTGAAGGCAAGCTCCCCTCCATCCGCTATGAGTTCGAGCTCCTAGGCAAGAAGCCGGACCAATAG
- a CDS encoding class I SAM-dependent methyltransferase — MSKPLHKLNIGCGKSPMEGWVNLDFRDGPGVDIVFDLECCGENKLPLEDDSVSEIRASHILEHVRNILPMMEELHRVSVDGALLRAAMPHVGSDGAWGDPTHVRGMSVTGLRYFSQPTYSFADYGYLGDWDIEKVYYKVGIKRAGADKDNLARLLERVDIERNMVREMIADLRSVKPARPPGQGEPAQCEVVFIFEN; from the coding sequence ATGTCCAAGCCCCTGCACAAACTGAATATCGGATGCGGCAAATCGCCGATGGAAGGCTGGGTCAATCTCGATTTCCGGGACGGCCCCGGCGTGGACATCGTCTTCGACCTGGAATGCTGCGGCGAGAACAAGCTGCCGCTGGAAGACGACAGCGTCTCGGAGATCAGGGCATCCCATATCCTGGAGCATGTCCGGAATATCCTGCCGATGATGGAAGAGCTGCATCGGGTTTCCGTCGACGGGGCTCTCCTTCGTGCGGCGATGCCGCATGTGGGCAGCGACGGTGCCTGGGGCGATCCGACGCATGTTCGCGGGATGTCGGTGACGGGGCTGCGATACTTTTCCCAGCCAACCTATTCCTTCGCGGACTACGGATACTTGGGCGACTGGGACATCGAGAAAGTCTACTACAAAGTCGGGATCAAGCGCGCGGGTGCGGACAAAGACAATCTCGCCAGACTCCTGGAGCGCGTGGATATTGAGCGGAATATGGTCCGCGAAATGATCGCCGACCTGCGGTCTGTGAAACCCGCTCGACCGCCCGGGCAGGGCGAACCGGCTCAATGTGAGGTGGTGTTCATCTTCGAGAACTGA
- a CDS encoding fumarylacetoacetate hydrolase family protein yields MSNRIETDLPSDLDKATLLGRVSTPAGPAVCTVRGDEVVDITARIPTVAHALKANCPASIVRGAEGTTLGKLADILEASFDPAATCPRLLSPIDLQAIKAAGVTFANSLIERVVEEMTKGNPLKADEARQQLARDIGDDVFSIVPGSEEAMKLRETLLEKDLWSPYLEVGFGVDAEIFTKAQPMSSVGHGASIGLHPRSDWNNPEPEVVLVCAPDGKIVGATLGNDVNLRDFEGRSALLLGRAKDNNASASLGPFIRLLDQHFTMEEIRNADLSLEVSGTDGYVLSGSSTMRVISRAPEDLAKQMFDCHQYPDGAVLYTGTLFAPTEDRDADRPGEGFTHKLGDRVRIASSRLGALENTVSHSDKLPDWEDGALALFRSLSARGIPI; encoded by the coding sequence ATGAGCAACCGCATCGAAACGGACCTGCCGTCCGACCTGGACAAGGCAACGCTGCTAGGCCGCGTTTCGACGCCTGCGGGGCCGGCCGTCTGCACGGTGCGCGGTGACGAGGTCGTCGATATCACAGCCCGCATTCCGACCGTCGCCCATGCCCTGAAGGCGAATTGCCCGGCGAGCATCGTGCGCGGCGCCGAAGGCACGACCCTCGGCAAGCTCGCAGACATTCTGGAGGCCAGTTTCGATCCAGCCGCAACATGCCCGCGCCTGCTCTCCCCGATTGACCTGCAGGCGATCAAGGCTGCCGGCGTCACCTTTGCCAACAGCCTGATCGAGCGCGTTGTCGAGGAAATGACCAAAGGGAACCCGCTGAAAGCCGACGAAGCGCGGCAACAGCTCGCCCGCGATATCGGCGACGACGTCTTCTCCATCGTGCCCGGCTCCGAGGAAGCGATGAAGCTGCGCGAGACGCTGCTGGAGAAGGATCTCTGGTCGCCATATCTCGAGGTCGGCTTCGGCGTGGACGCGGAAATCTTTACCAAAGCACAGCCGATGTCCTCCGTCGGCCACGGCGCATCCATCGGCCTGCATCCGCGTTCCGACTGGAACAACCCGGAGCCGGAAGTCGTGCTGGTCTGCGCCCCGGACGGAAAAATCGTCGGCGCGACCCTCGGCAACGACGTGAACCTGCGCGATTTCGAGGGCCGCAGCGCCCTGCTGCTCGGCCGAGCCAAAGACAACAACGCCTCGGCCAGCCTAGGCCCTTTCATCCGTCTACTCGACCAGCATTTCACCATGGAGGAAATCCGCAACGCCGATCTCTCGCTAGAGGTTTCCGGCACCGACGGTTACGTACTCAGCGGATCCAGCACCATGCGGGTCATCAGCCGCGCCCCTGAAGATCTCGCGAAACAGATGTTCGACTGCCACCAATATCCGGATGGCGCCGTGCTCTATACCGGCACCCTCTTCGCTCCGACCGAGGACCGCGACGCGGACCGGCCGGGCGAGGGCTTCACCCACAAGCTGGGCGACCGGGTCAGGATCGCAAGCTCCCGTCTCGGTGCGCTGGAAAACACAGTCTCCCACTCGGACAAACTGCCGGATTGGGAAGACGGCGCACTTGCCCTCTTCCGCTCGCTGTCCGCCCGAGGAATCCCGATCTGA
- a CDS encoding DMT family transporter yields MTKDRFGARDDAEGTRAGIGIMFAVTFAFSVMDTLTKMASQIYPAPQILWIRYMVFAGVTVADGLRRRGRYLFVSRAFVLQLTRGFLLSGEILVFIIALRHLPLADVQAIAAAGPLITTALSVPVLREQVGIRRWTAIGVGAVGVMIIIRPGFAAFDPMLLVPLFGISLYALYQVLTRRAARYDDAGTTVLYTGVTGLFAMTCVGPFFWITPDWQGLALMAGIGVIGLTGHGLLIKALSLAPASVLQPLNYLMLPWAVLWGYLIYDDLPDLATVIGAAIVVASGIYTFHRERVVRSVT; encoded by the coding sequence ATGACGAAAGACCGTTTCGGAGCGCGGGACGACGCCGAAGGCACGCGCGCCGGTATCGGCATCATGTTCGCCGTCACCTTCGCCTTCTCGGTGATGGACACGCTGACCAAGATGGCGTCGCAGATCTATCCGGCGCCGCAGATCCTCTGGATCCGCTACATGGTGTTTGCCGGCGTGACCGTCGCCGACGGCCTACGCCGCCGCGGCCGCTATCTTTTCGTCTCACGCGCCTTTGTCCTTCAGCTTACGCGTGGCTTCCTGCTTTCGGGCGAGATCCTCGTCTTCATCATCGCGCTTCGCCACCTGCCGCTGGCGGACGTGCAGGCGATCGCCGCGGCCGGGCCGCTGATCACCACCGCGCTCTCAGTACCGGTGCTGCGGGAACAGGTCGGTATCCGCCGCTGGACCGCGATCGGCGTCGGTGCGGTCGGGGTGATGATCATCATCCGGCCGGGCTTCGCCGCCTTCGACCCGATGCTTCTGGTACCGCTCTTCGGGATTTCGCTCTATGCGCTCTACCAGGTGCTGACACGCCGGGCGGCGCGCTACGACGACGCCGGTACGACCGTGCTCTATACCGGCGTGACCGGGCTCTTCGCCATGACCTGCGTCGGCCCTTTCTTCTGGATCACGCCCGACTGGCAGGGGCTCGCCCTGATGGCCGGGATCGGCGTGATCGGCCTTACCGGGCACGGGCTGCTGATCAAGGCCCTGTCGCTCGCACCGGCCAGTGTGCTTCAGCCGCTGAATTACCTCATGCTGCCCTGGGCCGTGCTCTGGGGATACCTGATCTACGACGACCTGCCGGACCTCGCGACGGTGATCGGCGCCGCCATCGTGGTCGCCAGCGGCATCTATACTTTTCATCGCGAGCGGGTGGTTCGCAGCGTTACCTGA
- a CDS encoding cyclase family protein: MSKRWVNRPEGSTWGDFGEDDERGRINLLTEEKVRQGIAEAKTGKNFCLSLPLDYPGKRLLNPRRFPPRHFATSRGGLANFNFPLGMNDPRLLDVVSDDSVLLCLQYSTQWDSLCHIGARFDADGDGEAEVVYYNGWRGGEDIVGPTSEQPGNEHTRYEGTEAKRLGIENMAETCVQGRGVLIDIEKHFGRERTYVTYDQLMRIMEADKITVEKGDMVLLHTAFTKVILDLEKEPDEHTLHHACCVLDSRDERLLNWITDSGLAALIADNYGVEDPHAEIPEDATLQMPLHHHCIFKLGVPLGELWYLHDLALWLREAGRSRFLLTAPPLRLPGVVGSPATPVATV; this comes from the coding sequence ATGAGCAAGCGGTGGGTGAACCGTCCCGAAGGATCGACCTGGGGCGATTTCGGCGAGGATGACGAGCGCGGCCGGATCAACCTCCTGACGGAGGAAAAGGTCCGCCAGGGCATTGCCGAGGCGAAGACCGGCAAGAATTTCTGCCTGTCCCTGCCGCTCGACTATCCGGGCAAGCGCCTGCTCAATCCGCGGCGCTTCCCGCCCCGCCATTTCGCCACCTCTCGCGGGGGGCTGGCGAACTTCAATTTCCCGCTCGGCATGAACGACCCGCGCCTGCTCGACGTGGTTTCCGACGATTCCGTGCTGCTTTGCCTGCAGTACTCGACCCAGTGGGACAGCCTCTGCCATATCGGCGCGCGCTTCGACGCGGACGGCGATGGTGAGGCCGAGGTGGTCTATTACAACGGCTGGCGCGGCGGCGAGGACATCGTCGGGCCGACCTCGGAGCAGCCGGGCAACGAGCATACCCGCTACGAGGGCACCGAGGCGAAACGGCTCGGCATCGAGAACATGGCCGAGACCTGTGTCCAGGGCCGCGGCGTGCTGATCGACATCGAGAAGCATTTCGGCCGCGAGCGAACCTACGTCACCTACGACCAGCTCATGCGCATCATGGAAGCGGACAAGATCACCGTAGAGAAAGGCGACATGGTGCTGCTCCACACCGCCTTCACGAAGGTCATCCTGGATCTCGAAAAAGAGCCGGACGAGCACACGCTCCACCATGCCTGTTGCGTGCTCGACAGCCGCGACGAACGGCTGCTGAACTGGATCACCGACAGCGGCCTCGCGGCCCTGATCGCCGACAATTACGGCGTGGAGGATCCGCATGCCGAGATCCCGGAGGATGCGACACTGCAAATGCCTCTGCACCACCATTGCATCTTCAAGCTCGGCGTGCCGCTGGGCGAGCTCTGGTACCTGCACGATCTCGCTCTGTGGCTGCGCGAGGCCGGCCGCTCGCGCTTCCTCCTGACCGCACCGCCCCTTCGCCTGCCGGGCGTCGTCGGTTCGCCCGCGACGCCGGTCGCGACGGTCTGA
- a CDS encoding SDR family NAD(P)-dependent oxidoreductase: protein MTDFTGKAVLITGASSGLGRQLAVDFARDGAKVAINYASSDDGARTTLSEVEKAGGTGLLCKADISRLDEVSAMVEQVVSAFGGIDILVNSAGLSIDQPFLEMAEEAWDRVIAVNLKGPFLVGQAVGRHMVAAGHGRIVNISATTAIVARAGNANYAASKGGVNLLTQSMALELGPAVNVNGVALGMVDSDLVRELFSPEAIKEAEDGVPLKRLTTYEETSAFVRMLASDATGFVTGQTIPFDGGRVMR, encoded by the coding sequence ATGACTGACTTCACTGGAAAAGCCGTCCTCATCACCGGCGCGAGCAGCGGGCTCGGCCGGCAACTCGCGGTCGACTTCGCCCGCGATGGCGCGAAAGTGGCGATCAACTACGCCTCATCCGATGACGGCGCGAGAACGACCCTCTCCGAGGTCGAAAAAGCCGGCGGCACCGGGCTCCTCTGCAAGGCGGACATTTCCCGCCTGGACGAAGTCAGCGCGATGGTCGAGCAGGTCGTTTCCGCTTTCGGCGGCATCGACATCCTGGTGAACTCGGCCGGGCTCAGCATCGACCAGCCCTTTCTGGAGATGGCCGAAGAGGCCTGGGATCGGGTGATCGCAGTGAACCTGAAAGGCCCGTTCCTCGTCGGCCAGGCGGTCGGCCGACACATGGTTGCCGCCGGGCATGGGCGCATTGTCAATATCTCCGCGACCACCGCCATCGTTGCGCGGGCCGGCAATGCGAATTACGCGGCCTCGAAAGGCGGCGTGAATCTGCTGACCCAGAGCATGGCGCTTGAGCTCGGCCCGGCGGTCAATGTGAACGGCGTCGCGCTCGGTATGGTCGACAGCGATCTGGTGCGCGAACTGTTCAGTCCGGAAGCGATCAAGGAAGCCGAAGACGGTGTACCGCTGAAGCGGCTGACGACCTACGAGGAAACGTCCGCATTCGTGCGCATGCTCGCCTCCGATGCGACCGGCTTCGTCACCGGCCAGACGATCCCGTTCGACGGCGGAAGGGTGATGCGCTGA
- a CDS encoding cold-shock protein — translation MATGTVKWFNATKGYGFIQPDEGGNDVFVHATAVERAGLPGLNDGDKVSYDIEVDRQRGKSSAANLKAL, via the coding sequence ATGGCAACAGGTACTGTGAAATGGTTCAACGCCACCAAAGGCTACGGTTTCATTCAGCCGGATGAGGGCGGAAACGACGTGTTCGTCCACGCCACGGCGGTCGAACGCGCTGGTCTGCCTGGCCTGAACGACGGCGACAAGGTCAGCTACGACATTGAAGTCGATCGCCAGCGCGGCAAGTCTTCCGCGGCGAACCTGAAAGCGCTCTGA
- a CDS encoding DUF4347 domain-containing protein, whose translation MKGEPVIPAPIPSFRTPSGALPGGRGVSPVSGADPLVLIDESVPASAELVRAMRGKPKIVRLERSGEPLQVLAHAVEAAGTAASSVHLFSHGAPGALMLTAGGIGPASLLLEHRCIADLRAALAGRPLVLYGCAIGQGETGQRFVTALSYVLDAPVLATSTPTGAAERGGDWVLDVAAGDRPEAFPELIDAERAADWPGLLPGSGSVTSSAGDGAETKSADPSPGRRRAERSGRT comes from the coding sequence GTGAAGGGGGAACCCGTCATCCCAGCGCCGATCCCTTCGTTCAGGACGCCGTCCGGAGCACTACCGGGTGGGCGCGGCGTCTCTCCCGTTTCCGGAGCCGATCCGCTCGTCCTCATCGACGAGAGCGTTCCCGCGTCTGCCGAGCTCGTCCGGGCAATGCGCGGCAAACCGAAGATCGTGCGGCTGGAGCGGAGCGGCGAGCCGTTACAGGTCCTGGCACACGCGGTCGAGGCAGCCGGAACCGCCGCATCTTCGGTCCACCTGTTCTCCCATGGCGCGCCCGGAGCCCTGATGCTAACCGCCGGCGGGATCGGCCCGGCCTCCCTTCTTCTGGAACACCGCTGCATCGCGGACCTGCGCGCCGCCCTCGCCGGACGGCCGCTCGTTCTCTACGGTTGCGCGATCGGACAGGGCGAGACCGGACAGCGCTTCGTCACCGCCCTCTCCTACGTGCTGGACGCCCCGGTGCTCGCCACATCCACCCCGACCGGCGCGGCCGAACGCGGCGGCGATTGGGTGCTCGACGTGGCGGCCGGCGACAGGCCGGAAGCCTTTCCGGAGCTGATCGACGCGGAGCGGGCAGCGGACTGGCCTGGCCTGCTTCCGGGCAGCGGGAGCGTCACATCCTCGGCAGGGGACGGCGCCGAAACAAAAAGCGCCGACCCGTCACCGGGTCGGCGCCGCGCGGAGCGCTCGGGGAGAACCTGA
- a CDS encoding phytanoyl-CoA dioxygenase family protein: protein MSAMETRAASPVADAFARDGFVCPITVMSTDEAAEYRRQLEAAEAAYGADKSFRKMLRRYPNLVLPFIDEITRRPEITGAVAEILGPDLLVLDAPFFIKEANTTSFVSWHQDLHYWGLETEEEVTAWVALSPATAESGCMRFVAGSQNRQVAHNDTHAEDNLLTRGQEIAVKVDESEATEAELQPGQMSLHHGRVFHASHPNRTGDRRIGLAIRYIPTRARQTEGGNMAAMLVRGEDRFGNFHPCHPPTGLMTEADVAHWTEIAGARNKVMLGGKED, encoded by the coding sequence ATGAGCGCGATGGAGACCCGGGCCGCCTCCCCCGTCGCCGACGCCTTCGCCCGCGACGGTTTCGTCTGTCCGATCACCGTGATGTCCACCGACGAAGCGGCGGAGTACCGCCGCCAGCTCGAAGCGGCCGAGGCGGCATACGGTGCGGACAAGTCCTTCCGCAAGATGCTGCGGCGCTATCCGAACCTCGTGCTGCCCTTCATCGACGAGATAACGCGGCGTCCCGAGATCACCGGAGCGGTGGCCGAGATCCTCGGCCCCGACCTGCTGGTGCTGGACGCGCCCTTCTTCATCAAGGAGGCCAACACCACGAGTTTCGTCTCCTGGCACCAGGACCTGCATTACTGGGGGCTGGAGACCGAGGAGGAGGTCACCGCCTGGGTCGCGCTCTCTCCCGCGACCGCGGAGAGCGGCTGCATGCGTTTCGTCGCCGGCTCGCAGAACCGCCAGGTCGCGCATAACGACACCCACGCCGAGGACAATCTGCTGACGCGGGGCCAGGAGATCGCGGTCAAGGTCGACGAAAGCGAGGCGACGGAGGCGGAGCTGCAGCCGGGCCAGATGTCACTCCATCACGGCCGGGTCTTTCATGCCTCGCATCCGAACCGGACGGGCGACCGCCGGATCGGCCTCGCGATCCGCTATATCCCGACGCGGGCACGGCAGACAGAAGGCGGCAACATGGCGGCGATGCTGGTGCGCGGCGAGGACCGCTTCGGCAACTTCCACCCCTGCCACCCGCCGACGGGCCTGATGACGGAAGCGGACGTTGCGCACTGGACGGAGATCGCCGGCGCGCGCAACAAGGTCATGCTCGGCGGCAAGGAAGACTAA
- a CDS encoding phytanoyl-CoA dioxygenase family protein: protein MLTADEIAFYRENGYLMVEDAVNAEQLERLREITYGLIEKSRAVTESDAVYDLDEGHSAERPRLTRIKLPHKQDPYYWEVLKNSRMTGVLTDLLGPDTMIQTSKLNTKAPGGGAAVEWHQDWAFYPHTNDDMLAFGLMLEDVDEANGPLQVIPGTHKGPVLSHHAAETGLFCGAVDPEDPMFDLEKAVTLTGKAGAMTVHHVRTLHGSAPNLSDRNRLILFYECRAADAWPLVGSGSYAKLLASGDTRALWEHFEASMITGEITAEPRAEAVPMRLPLPPAPDAGSIFKTQKTGGARSAFTPRAVAGT from the coding sequence ATGCTCACAGCCGATGAGATCGCCTTCTATCGCGAGAACGGCTACCTGATGGTCGAGGACGCGGTGAATGCCGAGCAGCTCGAAAGGCTGCGCGAGATCACCTACGGCCTGATCGAGAAGTCCCGCGCGGTGACGGAGAGCGACGCGGTCTACGATCTCGACGAGGGGCACTCGGCCGAGCGGCCCCGCCTCACCCGGATCAAGTTGCCGCACAAACAGGATCCCTATTACTGGGAGGTGCTGAAGAACTCCCGCATGACCGGGGTGCTGACCGACCTGCTGGGGCCGGACACAATGATCCAGACCAGCAAGCTCAACACCAAGGCGCCCGGCGGCGGCGCGGCGGTGGAGTGGCACCAGGACTGGGCCTTCTATCCTCATACCAACGACGACATGCTCGCCTTCGGGCTGATGCTGGAGGATGTCGACGAAGCGAACGGGCCGCTGCAGGTGATCCCGGGCACGCACAAGGGCCCGGTGCTCTCGCACCATGCGGCGGAGACCGGGCTCTTCTGCGGCGCGGTCGATCCCGAGGATCCGATGTTCGACCTTGAGAAGGCGGTGACGCTGACTGGCAAGGCGGGCGCGATGACGGTGCACCATGTCCGCACCCTGCACGGCTCGGCGCCCAATCTCTCGGACCGCAACCGGCTGATCCTCTTTTACGAATGCCGCGCCGCCGATGCCTGGCCGCTGGTCGGCTCCGGCAGCTACGCCAAGCTGCTCGCGTCGGGCGATACGCGGGCGCTCTGGGAGCATTTCGAGGCGAGCATGATCACGGGCGAAATCACCGCCGAGCCGCGCGCCGAGGCGGTACCGATGCGCCTGCCGCTACCGCCCGCGCCCGACGCGGGCTCGATCTTCAAGACGCAGAAGACCGGCGGGGCGCGCAGCGCCTTTACGCCGCGCGCGGTGGCCGGGACATGA
- a CDS encoding type II toxin-antitoxin system RelE/ParE family toxin has protein sequence MPGYRVSQKAKDDIREIGRYTEAEWGRAQRRLYLSGMELSFRRLAENPQLAALRPEYSPPVRIQRYEKHLIVYVEQAYGILIVRVLYESMDVPSRLGGT, from the coding sequence ATGCCGGGCTATCGCGTCTCCCAGAAGGCAAAGGACGATATCCGGGAGATTGGCCGCTATACCGAAGCAGAGTGGGGCCGCGCGCAGCGACGGCTTTACCTTTCCGGGATGGAACTCTCCTTTCGACGCCTCGCCGAGAACCCACAACTTGCCGCCTTGCGTCCGGAATATTCTCCGCCTGTCCGGATTCAGCGATACGAGAAGCATCTTATCGTCTATGTGGAGCAGGCATACGGCATCCTGATCGTCCGCGTCCTGTACGAGAGCATGGACGTTCCCTCCCGGCTCGGCGGCACGTAA
- a CDS encoding type II toxin-antitoxin system ParD family antitoxin, with translation MATMNVSLPEQMKHWVEAQARTGRYSNVSDYVRDLIRRDQERAGEIARMQALITEGLESGIAEGFSMEAIQSELDGA, from the coding sequence ATGGCGACTATGAACGTATCCCTGCCCGAGCAGATGAAGCACTGGGTCGAGGCGCAGGCCCGCACCGGGCGCTACAGTAATGTGAGCGACTATGTCCGCGATTTGATCCGGCGCGACCAGGAGCGCGCGGGTGAGATCGCCCGCATGCAGGCGCTGATTACTGAGGGGCTGGAGAGCGGAATTGCCGAGGGCTTCAGCATGGAGGCCATCCAGTCGGAGCTGGACGGGGCCTGA